The Elusimicrobiota bacterium genome has a window encoding:
- the tsaD gene encoding tRNA (adenosine(37)-N6)-threonylcarbamoyltransferase complex transferase subunit TsaD — translation MKILGIETSCDETSAAVLDGGRILSNVVSSQAALHEEYLGVVPELASRAHMERVCAVVARALKDAFGVRTTPEGLARLDAVAYTQGPGLAGALLVGKVAARTLAWSAGLPVVGVNHLEGHALAAGLSSRAPWPCLALIVSGGHTELIAVRSPGRYRVLGRTRDDAAGEVFDKVAKLLRLGYPGGPLVDRLAREGDPRAVRFPRPTLPGTWDFSFSGLKTAVLYHVRDSGMKRPFPRRFQADVCASFQEAVVDTLVEKALAAARRIGARRLVVGGGVAANGRLRAAFAERAPRGLRVLFPPMTLCTDNAAMIAFVGAERLRRGRVPRSQTVEPSLAVRSWA, via the coding sequence CTGAAGATCCTAGGGATCGAGACTTCCTGCGACGAGACCTCGGCGGCCGTCCTCGACGGCGGCCGCATCCTCTCCAACGTCGTCTCGTCGCAGGCCGCCCTGCATGAGGAGTACCTCGGGGTCGTCCCCGAGCTGGCGAGCCGCGCGCACATGGAGCGGGTCTGCGCGGTGGTCGCGCGCGCGCTGAAGGACGCCTTCGGAGTCCGCACGACGCCCGAGGGCCTCGCGCGGCTCGATGCGGTGGCCTACACGCAGGGCCCCGGGCTCGCCGGGGCGCTGCTCGTCGGCAAAGTCGCCGCGCGCACGCTCGCCTGGTCGGCGGGGCTCCCGGTCGTCGGCGTCAACCATCTCGAGGGGCACGCGCTCGCCGCCGGACTCTCGTCGCGCGCACCCTGGCCCTGTCTCGCCCTCATCGTCTCCGGGGGACACACCGAGCTCATCGCCGTGCGTTCCCCCGGCCGCTACCGCGTGCTCGGGCGCACGCGCGACGACGCCGCCGGAGAGGTCTTCGACAAGGTCGCGAAGCTGCTCCGTCTGGGCTATCCGGGAGGGCCGCTCGTCGACCGGCTCGCGCGCGAGGGGGACCCGCGCGCGGTACGCTTCCCCCGGCCGACCCTCCCCGGGACCTGGGACTTCTCCTTCTCGGGCCTGAAGACCGCCGTGCTCTACCACGTCCGGGATTCGGGCATGAAGCGCCCGTTCCCGCGCCGCTTCCAGGCCGACGTCTGCGCCTCCTTCCAGGAGGCGGTCGTGGACACGCTCGTGGAGAAGGCGCTCGCCGCGGCGCGCCGCATCGGCGCCCGCCGCCTCGTCGTGGGCGGGGGCGTGGCCGCCAACGGCCGCCTGCGCGCGGCTTTCGCGGAGCGCGCCCCGCGCGGACTGCGGGTCCTGTTCCCGCCGATGACCCTGTGCACCGACAACGCGGCGATGATCGCCTTCGTCGGCGCCGAGCGCCTGCGCCGCGGGCGCGTGCCGCGTTCCCAGACCGTCGAACCCTCCCTCGCCGTGCGGAGCTGGGCGTGA
- a CDS encoding S41 family peptidase, with the protein MMKSVTTGRRMRGIVLAAVVAATGFFALPKAHAAVDRTYEQLKIIVDILEYIKENYVEEIETKKLIYGAATGMVKVLDPFSQFMDPDLHKDIKTETEGQFGGLGIRIGMREDWLTVITPLPGTPAYKAGVLPQDRIIKIDAESTKGLSLVEAVKKLRGAPGSKVAFTVARAPEGDPKEAAKKDWTTQDFTIVREVIKIESVQTRALNDKVGYLRIIEFSAHTSEDVYKGLTKLKEGGATSLVLDLRNNPGGLLTAAVDVASDFLGESKLIVYTQGRRAESRQDFRGGPKAPFGGMPLVVLVNEGSASGSEIVAGALQDHRRAVIVGDRTFGKASVQSVIPLADGSGLRLTVAKYYTPAGRSIQRDEKANTGGITPDILVPVDRETEIKLQVQSEEVFAPGKDSKSVVKETEQVKDVALDRAVELLRAREVLGSLKSNEG; encoded by the coding sequence ATGATGAAGAGTGTCACCACGGGCCGCAGGATGCGGGGGATCGTCCTCGCCGCCGTCGTCGCCGCGACGGGCTTCTTCGCGCTGCCGAAGGCCCACGCCGCCGTCGACCGGACCTACGAGCAGCTCAAGATCATCGTCGACATCCTCGAGTACATCAAGGAGAACTACGTCGAGGAGATCGAGACGAAGAAGCTCATCTACGGCGCCGCGACCGGCATGGTCAAGGTCCTCGACCCCTTCTCGCAGTTCATGGACCCGGACCTGCACAAGGACATCAAGACCGAGACCGAGGGGCAGTTCGGCGGCCTCGGCATCCGCATCGGCATGCGGGAGGACTGGCTGACGGTCATCACGCCCCTTCCCGGCACGCCCGCCTACAAGGCCGGGGTCCTGCCGCAGGACCGCATCATCAAGATCGACGCCGAGAGCACCAAGGGCCTCTCGCTCGTCGAGGCGGTCAAGAAGCTGCGCGGGGCGCCGGGCTCGAAGGTCGCCTTCACCGTCGCGCGCGCGCCCGAGGGGGACCCCAAGGAGGCCGCGAAGAAGGACTGGACGACCCAGGATTTCACCATCGTCCGCGAGGTCATCAAGATCGAGAGCGTGCAGACCCGCGCCCTCAACGACAAGGTGGGCTACCTCCGCATCATCGAGTTCAGCGCCCACACCTCCGAGGACGTCTACAAGGGGCTGACGAAACTCAAGGAGGGCGGAGCGACCTCGCTGGTCCTCGACCTGCGGAACAACCCCGGCGGCCTGCTGACCGCGGCCGTCGACGTCGCCTCCGACTTCCTCGGAGAGAGCAAGCTCATCGTCTACACCCAGGGCCGCCGCGCGGAGAGCCGCCAGGACTTCCGGGGCGGGCCCAAGGCGCCCTTCGGCGGCATGCCGCTGGTCGTCCTCGTCAACGAGGGTTCGGCCTCCGGCAGCGAGATCGTGGCCGGGGCGCTCCAGGACCACCGCCGCGCGGTCATCGTCGGAGACCGCACCTTCGGCAAGGCGAGCGTGCAGTCGGTGATCCCTCTGGCCGACGGCTCCGGGCTGCGCTTGACCGTCGCGAAGTACTACACGCCCGCCGGACGCTCGATCCAGCGCGACGAGAAGGCGAACACCGGCGGCATCACCCCCGACATCCTCGTGCCGGTGGACCGCGAGACGGAGATCAAGCTGCAGGTCCAGTCCGAGGAGGTCTTCGCTCCCGGGAAGGACTCCAAGTCGGTGGTCAAGGAGACCGAGCAGGTCAAGGACGTCGCCCTCGACCGCGCCGTCGAACTGCTGCGCGCCCGCGAGGTGCTCGGCAGCCTGAAATCCAACGAGGGCTGA
- a CDS encoding segregation/condensation protein A: MGQLAYEVHLEMFEGPLDLLMYLIKKDDLDIKNIPISQITREYLGYLELMKELNLEVAGDFLVMASTLIQIKARTLLPAPPSLAEGEEGPDPRNELVEKLLEYQRFKEAAKFLDTRAAEWDGVFYRGAPRFAEKEKSLNIRIFDLLGTLREILDRAEDSGRVVEPEEFRIEEKTLRILSMLEDQPYVLFRDIFKGERRKLGIMTCFMALLELIKTQKVFARQEASFAEILIYLKREPPEVVGPIWPGSEEPVPSPAEGPEASAPAPDAAAAEPAVGRVEEPAPEGFAPAPATTPAVEQDFERTPSALQDEPKGSGEGAAPEDATPPPTPAPDASGDASDGEDSLQG; this comes from the coding sequence ATGGGACAGCTCGCCTACGAAGTCCATCTCGAGATGTTCGAGGGTCCGCTCGACCTCCTGATGTACCTCATCAAGAAGGACGACCTCGACATCAAGAACATCCCCATCTCCCAGATCACCCGGGAGTACCTGGGCTACCTCGAGCTCATGAAGGAGCTCAACCTCGAGGTCGCCGGCGACTTCCTCGTGATGGCCTCGACGCTCATCCAGATCAAAGCCCGCACCCTCCTGCCCGCCCCGCCGAGTCTCGCGGAGGGAGAGGAGGGGCCCGACCCGCGCAACGAGCTCGTCGAGAAGCTTCTCGAGTACCAGCGCTTCAAGGAGGCCGCGAAGTTCCTCGACACGCGGGCCGCCGAGTGGGACGGCGTCTTCTACCGGGGCGCTCCCCGCTTCGCCGAGAAGGAGAAGAGTCTCAACATCCGCATCTTCGACCTCCTGGGGACCCTGCGCGAGATCCTCGACCGCGCCGAGGATTCCGGCCGGGTGGTGGAGCCCGAGGAGTTCCGCATCGAGGAGAAGACGCTGCGCATCCTCTCGATGCTCGAGGACCAGCCCTACGTCCTCTTCCGCGACATCTTCAAGGGCGAGCGCCGCAAGCTCGGCATCATGACCTGCTTCATGGCGCTGCTCGAGCTCATCAAGACGCAGAAGGTCTTCGCGCGGCAGGAGGCCTCGTTCGCCGAGATCCTCATCTACCTCAAGCGCGAGCCGCCGGAGGTCGTCGGTCCGATCTGGCCCGGTTCCGAAGAACCGGTCCCGAGCCCGGCCGAGGGGCCCGAGGCCTCCGCGCCCGCCCCGGACGCCGCTGCGGCCGAGCCCGCCGTCGGACGGGTCGAGGAGCCCGCGCCGGAGGGCTTCGCCCCCGCGCCGGCGACGACGCCCGCCGTCGAGCAGGATTTCGAGAGGACCCCGAGCGCCCTCCAGGACGAACCGAAGGGCTCCGGCGAGGGGGCCGCTCCCGAGGACGCGACCCCGCCGCCGACCCCGGCGCCGGACGCATCCGGGGACGCCTCCGACGGGGAGGACTCCCTCCAGGGATAG
- a CDS encoding permease-like cell division protein FtsX, with protein sequence MRRLVGTAPRRSRTLLLLGLTLGALSEGLLLLRAEAGAAEARLHEDFRIVVFFREGLDAARRTVVEEKLRALAGVAELRSVPPAASLRTYAAEDPELAQAVAFLGENPLPDAAELRLSDEGLRRLPELVSAAQAMPETGEAVFKPLQAQALLRLQFHRRLLTLLLALLAGLWALAAARRLWPVALGRAPLPGSGSAAPVAAGAAVGMALVLLAAWPARGAGGLEGWPGALMQAALLGACAAAGWVLGEGSRGSERPHAARPVVVVSFLAALLLLPSAAGAADARRRQKELQRIQEQLSRKREEAREYQRRQAEAQKQLSTILDDKQRAQRSLLDLSGRRREAAARAEEFSERLGAIRNAKGIDRRLLVEQVRAYARVLARTEPAYGRSGLWKESFERAALVGRLRRLGGLRRAEGGAAHQQERARSEERVFGAKAAQAQGDVEHQEQLYQSRQQDAREAGRKASEALAAARELEESARALANLLGDLERKRRAAGGRAPAPVPLHSLPWPSEGQVLSRFGKTQVAGLKTWSIQNGIRIAAPAGSRVRAVSAGRVIFDGPFRSYGNVLIVEHDEGFFGIYGGLDQALVHKGARVPARGEIAVASGDGGGLYFEVRRGQAPLDPLTLLERR encoded by the coding sequence ATGCGTCGCCTCGTCGGGACGGCTCCGCGCCGCTCCCGGACCCTGCTTCTGCTCGGACTCACCCTCGGAGCCCTCTCCGAGGGTCTGCTCCTCCTGCGCGCGGAAGCCGGCGCCGCCGAGGCGCGGCTGCACGAGGATTTCCGCATCGTGGTCTTCTTCCGTGAGGGCCTCGACGCGGCGCGCCGGACGGTCGTCGAGGAGAAGCTCCGCGCGCTCGCGGGCGTCGCCGAGCTCCGGTCCGTGCCTCCCGCCGCCAGCCTGCGGACCTACGCCGCCGAGGACCCCGAGCTCGCGCAGGCGGTGGCCTTTCTGGGCGAGAACCCTCTGCCCGACGCCGCCGAGCTCAGGCTCAGCGACGAAGGGCTCCGGCGCCTGCCGGAGCTCGTGAGCGCGGCGCAGGCCATGCCCGAGACCGGCGAGGCCGTCTTCAAGCCCCTGCAGGCGCAGGCCCTGCTCCGCCTCCAGTTCCATCGCCGCCTCCTGACTCTTCTGCTCGCCCTGCTCGCCGGCCTCTGGGCGCTCGCGGCGGCGCGCCGGCTGTGGCCGGTCGCGCTGGGCCGCGCGCCGCTCCCCGGCTCCGGTTCCGCGGCCCCCGTGGCCGCGGGCGCCGCCGTCGGGATGGCGCTCGTGCTGCTGGCGGCGTGGCCGGCGCGGGGCGCCGGCGGCCTCGAGGGCTGGCCGGGGGCGCTCATGCAGGCCGCGCTGCTCGGCGCGTGCGCCGCGGCCGGGTGGGTCCTCGGCGAGGGAAGCCGCGGCTCGGAACGCCCGCACGCCGCGCGCCCGGTCGTGGTCGTCTCCTTCCTCGCCGCGCTCCTGCTCCTGCCCTCGGCGGCCGGGGCCGCGGACGCGCGTCGACGCCAGAAGGAGCTTCAGCGCATCCAGGAGCAGCTCAGCCGCAAGCGGGAGGAGGCGCGCGAGTACCAGCGGCGCCAGGCGGAGGCGCAGAAGCAGCTCTCGACCATCCTCGACGACAAGCAGCGCGCACAGCGCTCGCTGCTCGACCTCAGCGGCCGCCGCCGCGAGGCCGCCGCGCGCGCCGAGGAGTTCTCGGAGCGCCTCGGCGCGATCCGCAACGCGAAAGGCATCGATCGCCGCCTCCTCGTCGAGCAGGTCCGCGCCTACGCCCGGGTCCTCGCGCGCACCGAGCCGGCGTACGGCCGCTCCGGGCTTTGGAAGGAGTCTTTCGAGCGCGCCGCGCTCGTCGGCCGGCTGCGCCGACTCGGCGGCCTGCGCCGCGCCGAAGGCGGCGCCGCCCATCAGCAGGAGCGCGCGCGCTCCGAAGAGCGGGTCTTCGGCGCGAAGGCCGCGCAGGCGCAGGGCGACGTCGAGCACCAGGAGCAGCTCTATCAGTCCCGCCAGCAGGACGCGCGCGAGGCGGGGCGCAAGGCCTCCGAAGCCCTCGCCGCGGCCCGCGAGCTCGAGGAATCCGCCCGGGCGCTGGCGAACCTCCTCGGCGACCTCGAGCGCAAGCGCCGAGCCGCGGGGGGGAGGGCTCCCGCGCCGGTCCCGCTGCATTCGCTGCCCTGGCCCTCGGAGGGGCAGGTCCTTTCGCGCTTCGGGAAGACCCAGGTCGCCGGGCTCAAGACCTGGAGCATCCAGAACGGGATCCGCATCGCCGCCCCCGCCGGGAGCCGCGTGCGCGCGGTCTCGGCCGGGCGCGTCATCTTCGACGGTCCGTTCCGTTCATACGGCAACGTGCTCATCGTCGAGCACGACGAAGGCTTCTTCGGGATCTACGGAGGGCTGGACCAGGCGCTCGTCCATAAGGGCGCTCGCGTGCCGGCGCGCGGCGAGATCGCCGTGGCGTCCGGCGACGGAGGGGGCCTCTACTTCGAGGTCCGCCGGGGGCAGGCTCCGCTGGACCCGCTGACGCTGCTCGAGCGGCGCTGA
- a CDS encoding glycogen synthase, whose protein sequence is MRIVFAASEAVPFCKTGGLADVAGALPRVLARKGHRVALFLPYYRAVAKAGFRPEPAAELRFLFDGAAARARLLRLVQGELEVFFVQQPALYDREGLYGADGRDYLDNGTRFAFFSRAVLEGAKAVGLEPDVFHCHDWQTGLVPPCLRLLHGGDPALARAASVFTIHNAAYQGVFPKELLASAGLPQAEFTPEGLEYYGQANYLKSGAVYSELLSTVSPTYAGEIRSSAEFGRGLEGVYLGRGADLRGILNGLDLELWNPLSDGALPRRFGPGGWREGKREAKALLRRKCGFVPAEGPLIGAVTRLDRQKGLDLVLEAVPGAVAKGAQFAMVALGDPELDKGFRALAAAHPRRVHFHPAFDDPFARLLYAASDLFLMPSRFEPCGLGQMIAMRYGSVPVAVRTGGLADTVRERAEGGRPANGFLAARPDADELSAALDRALAAFRVPEWAARVDACLAEDFSWERSAERYAALYEEARARRA, encoded by the coding sequence ATGAGGATCGTCTTCGCCGCCAGCGAAGCGGTCCCCTTCTGCAAGACCGGCGGTCTCGCCGACGTCGCCGGGGCCCTCCCGCGCGTGCTCGCGCGCAAGGGGCATCGCGTCGCGCTCTTCCTTCCCTACTACCGCGCCGTCGCGAAGGCCGGCTTCCGTCCCGAGCCCGCCGCCGAGCTGCGCTTCCTCTTCGACGGGGCGGCCGCCCGCGCGCGGCTGCTGCGGCTCGTGCAGGGAGAGCTCGAGGTCTTCTTCGTGCAGCAGCCGGCCCTCTACGACCGGGAGGGCCTTTACGGCGCCGACGGGCGGGACTATCTCGACAACGGCACGCGCTTCGCCTTCTTCTCGCGGGCCGTCCTCGAGGGCGCGAAGGCCGTCGGCCTCGAGCCCGACGTCTTCCACTGCCACGACTGGCAGACCGGGCTCGTGCCGCCCTGCCTGCGCCTGCTGCACGGCGGGGACCCCGCGCTCGCTCGCGCGGCCTCGGTGTTCACGATCCACAACGCCGCCTATCAAGGCGTGTTCCCCAAGGAACTGCTCGCCTCCGCGGGCCTGCCCCAGGCGGAGTTCACTCCGGAGGGGCTCGAATACTACGGGCAGGCCAACTACCTCAAGAGCGGCGCGGTCTATTCAGAACTCCTGAGTACGGTCAGCCCCACATACGCCGGCGAGATCCGCTCCTCCGCGGAGTTCGGCCGCGGGCTCGAAGGCGTCTACCTCGGGCGCGGGGCCGACCTGCGCGGGATCCTCAACGGGCTCGACCTCGAGCTCTGGAACCCGCTCTCCGACGGGGCGCTGCCGCGCCGTTTCGGCCCCGGCGGCTGGAGGGAAGGGAAGCGGGAGGCGAAGGCGCTGCTGCGGCGCAAATGCGGCTTCGTCCCGGCGGAAGGGCCGCTCATCGGCGCGGTCACGCGCCTGGACCGCCAGAAGGGGCTCGACCTCGTGCTCGAGGCCGTCCCCGGCGCGGTCGCGAAGGGCGCGCAGTTCGCCATGGTGGCGCTGGGGGACCCCGAGCTCGACAAGGGCTTCCGCGCGCTCGCCGCCGCGCACCCGCGCCGCGTGCACTTCCATCCGGCCTTCGACGACCCCTTCGCGCGGCTCCTCTACGCGGCGAGCGACCTCTTCCTGATGCCCTCGCGCTTCGAGCCCTGCGGGCTCGGACAGATGATCGCCATGCGCTACGGCTCCGTTCCGGTGGCCGTGCGCACCGGCGGGCTGGCGGACACGGTGCGCGAGCGGGCGGAGGGCGGCCGCCCGGCCAACGGCTTCCTCGCCGCCCGGCCGGACGCCGACGAGCTCTCGGCGGCGCTGGACCGGGCCCTCGCGGCGTTCCGCGTCCCGGAGTGGGCCGCGCGCGTGGACGCCTGCCTCGCCGAGGATTTCTCCTGGGAGCGCTCGGCCGAGCGCTACGCCGCGCTCTACGAGGAAGCGCGCGCGCGCCGGGCATGA
- a CDS encoding diguanylate cyclase — protein sequence MRERLPQVNQALYLFHKALNRPFSGSEDLMVHALGLIIRQLPVDRLCAFSCSGGERTLRLEFCLDRGRWIEVDEEIHLDDAAPLWRLAEGERRHLAFASPHPVLYVPLRWEGSRPGAGAVLRLERLSGHPFTPREREFASLLAEELAQNLHQALTDEQSAERLARLKAMNEVSAVFAGSMRVEDGLRVILQGVARLFGFDRVRLYLVDRQARVLRGELSVDVRGRVLTLREEEVPLASEHRLVRALNGDGGDALMEQHEDRILGLPLVVQGQKTGLLIADNLLSQQPIGAVDAALLGSFAGQIALAVDNARLFEEVQALSLHDSLTGLPVRRFFDQRLQEELYRAERFGHGLALAIMDVDHFKPVNDTYGHQIGDAVLQAVGGVILRNLRKLDFPARYGGDEILVLLPQTKEEDALAIMSRLLEQIRRLRIPVEFSKTGALAVTASIGIACYPDDGRTPEELLRRADEALYWVKSKGRDGLTSRRRVEAAKGAQP from the coding sequence ATGCGTGAACGGCTCCCGCAGGTGAACCAGGCGCTCTACCTCTTCCACAAGGCCCTCAACCGGCCGTTCTCCGGTTCCGAGGACCTCATGGTCCACGCGCTCGGCCTGATCATCCGCCAGCTGCCCGTCGACCGCCTCTGCGCGTTCAGCTGCTCAGGGGGGGAGCGCACCCTGCGGCTCGAGTTCTGCCTCGACCGCGGACGCTGGATCGAGGTCGACGAGGAGATCCACCTCGACGACGCCGCGCCGCTCTGGCGGCTGGCCGAGGGGGAGCGGCGCCACCTGGCCTTCGCCTCCCCGCACCCCGTCCTCTACGTCCCGCTGCGCTGGGAGGGCTCCCGGCCCGGCGCGGGCGCGGTGCTGCGCCTCGAGCGGCTCTCCGGCCATCCGTTCACCCCGCGCGAGCGCGAGTTCGCCTCGCTGCTCGCCGAGGAGCTCGCCCAGAACCTCCACCAGGCCCTCACCGACGAGCAGTCCGCGGAGCGCCTCGCGCGTCTGAAGGCGATGAACGAGGTCTCGGCGGTCTTCGCGGGCTCGATGCGGGTGGAGGACGGCCTGCGCGTCATCCTCCAGGGCGTCGCGCGCCTCTTCGGCTTCGACCGCGTGCGACTCTACCTCGTGGACCGGCAGGCGCGCGTTTTGCGCGGCGAGCTGAGCGTGGACGTGCGGGGCCGCGTGCTCACCCTGCGCGAGGAGGAGGTCCCGCTCGCCTCCGAGCACCGGCTCGTGCGCGCCCTCAACGGCGACGGGGGCGACGCGCTCATGGAGCAGCACGAGGACCGCATCCTCGGCCTGCCGCTCGTCGTCCAGGGGCAGAAGACGGGGCTCCTCATCGCCGACAACCTCCTTTCCCAGCAGCCGATCGGCGCCGTCGACGCGGCGCTGCTCGGCTCCTTCGCCGGGCAGATCGCCCTCGCCGTGGACAACGCGCGCCTCTTCGAGGAGGTGCAGGCGCTCTCCCTGCACGACTCGCTCACCGGGCTGCCCGTGCGGCGCTTCTTCGATCAGCGCCTCCAGGAAGAGCTCTACCGCGCCGAGCGTTTCGGTCACGGGCTCGCGCTGGCCATCATGGACGTGGACCATTTCAAGCCCGTCAACGACACCTACGGTCACCAGATCGGCGACGCCGTCCTGCAGGCCGTGGGAGGGGTCATCCTGCGCAACCTGCGCAAGCTCGACTTCCCGGCGCGCTACGGCGGCGACGAGATCCTCGTGCTCCTCCCCCAGACCAAGGAGGAGGACGCGCTGGCCATCATGTCGCGCCTGCTCGAACAGATCCGCCGCCTGCGCATCCCCGTCGAGTTCTCGAAGACGGGCGCGCTCGCGGTCACGGCGAGCATCGGCATCGCCTGCTACCCCGACGACGGGCGCACCCCGGAGGAGCTCCTGAGGCGGGCCGACGAGGCGCTCTACTGGGTCAAATCCAAGGGGCGCGACGGGCTCACCAGCCGCCGCCGCGTCGAAGCCGCGAAGGGAGCACAACCATGA
- the scpB gene encoding SMC-Scp complex subunit ScpB, with protein sequence MEEAELKQAVETLLFITDQPIKLERLAAAVGVKDVEPVCAAVAELQREYDERGSGVQIIEIAEGWQMATRSDLAKHVRRLYAERMTMRLSTAALETLSIIAYKQPLTRAEVEMIRGVEVIAALETLLEKDLIQVVGRKESVGRPLLYGTTSEFLRHFGLRSTADLPPIDSYTPPPDANAVVPEGGALGRVEGEPASASTEGGAAPAAVEPASPSAEETPVPPEGSEQREPEADPT encoded by the coding sequence ATGGAAGAAGCCGAACTGAAGCAAGCCGTCGAGACGCTCCTCTTCATCACCGACCAGCCGATCAAGCTCGAGCGCCTGGCCGCCGCCGTGGGCGTCAAGGACGTCGAGCCCGTCTGCGCCGCGGTGGCCGAGCTGCAGCGCGAGTACGACGAGCGCGGCTCCGGCGTGCAGATCATCGAGATCGCCGAGGGCTGGCAGATGGCGACTCGTTCGGACCTCGCCAAGCACGTGCGCCGCCTCTACGCGGAGCGCATGACGATGCGCCTTTCCACCGCGGCGCTCGAGACCCTCTCCATCATCGCCTACAAGCAGCCTCTCACCCGCGCCGAGGTCGAGATGATCCGCGGCGTCGAGGTCATCGCCGCGCTCGAGACGCTCCTCGAGAAGGACCTCATCCAGGTCGTGGGGCGCAAGGAGAGCGTCGGCCGGCCGCTCCTTTACGGGACGACCTCCGAGTTCCTGCGCCACTTCGGCCTGCGCAGCACGGCGGATCTCCCGCCCATCGACAGCTACACGCCTCCGCCGGACGCGAACGCCGTCGTGCCGGAGGGCGGAGCCCTCGGGCGCGTCGAGGGGGAGCCCGCGTCCGCTTCGACCGAGGGCGGCGCCGCGCCCGCCGCGGTCGAACCGGCTTCCCCTTCCGCCGAAGAGACCCCCGTGCCGCCGGAGGGCTCGGAGCAGCGCGAGCCCGAAGCGGACCCTACCTGA
- a CDS encoding extracellular solute-binding protein has protein sequence MKVLRFWLLPDSGYETPAALEPRLAAFARVCPGARVEFAVRTAASMWSHLLRLVKNPDLQPRPDVVALPSQWTAELARFGLLSDLSKEVPSLDEFHPPLREHSSPPGSGGVFSLPWWMETSVLYHREDLLARAGVRPESFGGAEGLREACRRLAKPGRPHPLANPGSRGVARWRHVAPFVWSRGGEFFSPDGKRTSFGSDEAFRGMLDYFELFAERWIPLHGPAGLPTAGLREGTCALELSSRLFACRSLRRGAPPVGASAFPAATLLAARHLAVLDGCAHPEEAVRLLRFLCGEAAADYARDIAALPARSADLAAALEGAGPCAEAFRTSLAAARTMPNLPLSGTLGRMLERSLGRMLRTVAAGGFSHDGLKNMLAHAASEMDTVLSLYA, from the coding sequence GTGAAAGTCCTCCGCTTCTGGCTGCTCCCCGACTCCGGCTACGAGACGCCCGCCGCGCTCGAACCGCGGCTGGCGGCCTTCGCGCGCGTCTGCCCCGGCGCCCGCGTGGAGTTCGCGGTGCGCACCGCCGCGTCGATGTGGAGCCACCTGCTGCGCCTCGTCAAGAACCCGGACCTGCAGCCGCGTCCCGACGTCGTCGCGCTCCCCTCGCAGTGGACCGCCGAACTCGCCCGCTTCGGCCTGCTCTCCGACCTCTCCAAGGAGGTCCCCTCTCTCGACGAGTTCCACCCTCCGCTGCGCGAGCACTCCTCGCCTCCGGGGAGCGGCGGCGTCTTCTCGCTGCCCTGGTGGATGGAGACCTCGGTGCTCTACCATCGCGAGGACCTCCTCGCGCGCGCGGGCGTGCGCCCGGAGAGCTTCGGCGGCGCCGAGGGCCTGCGCGAGGCCTGCCGGCGGCTGGCGAAGCCGGGCCGGCCCCATCCGCTCGCCAATCCCGGCTCCCGCGGGGTCGCGCGCTGGCGGCACGTGGCGCCCTTCGTCTGGTCGCGCGGCGGCGAGTTCTTCTCGCCCGACGGCAAGCGCACGTCCTTCGGGAGCGACGAGGCCTTCCGGGGCATGCTCGATTACTTCGAGCTCTTCGCGGAGCGCTGGATCCCGCTGCACGGGCCCGCGGGGCTCCCGACCGCGGGGCTGCGCGAGGGGACCTGCGCGCTCGAGCTCTCCTCCCGCCTCTTCGCCTGCCGGTCCCTGCGGCGCGGAGCGCCGCCGGTGGGGGCCAGCGCCTTCCCCGCCGCCACGCTGCTCGCCGCCCGCCACCTGGCGGTGCTCGACGGCTGCGCGCACCCCGAGGAGGCCGTGCGTCTGCTCCGCTTCCTCTGCGGCGAGGCGGCCGCGGACTACGCGCGCGACATCGCCGCGCTGCCGGCGCGGAGCGCGGACCTCGCGGCGGCCCTCGAGGGCGCCGGTCCCTGCGCGGAGGCCTTCCGGACCTCGCTGGCCGCGGCGCGCACGATGCCGAACCTCCCGCTCTCGGGGACGCTCGGGCGCATGCTGGAGCGCTCGCTCGGACGCATGCTGCGCACCGTCGCCGCCGGCGGCTTCTCGCACGACGGTCTGAAGAACATGCTCGCGCACGCCGCTTCGGAGATGGACACGGTCCTTTCGCTCTATGCGTGA